TTTCCTCTAAGTGGACCTTTCTCGAAAGTTGGCTAGcgaaatagaaaaaggaCACATTGGGTTgttccagaaaaaaaaaaaaaaaaaaaaaaaacgtatagCCTGCCCAAACTANNNNNNNNNNNNNNNNNNNNNNNNNNNNNNNNNNNNNNNNACGACGTGGGGGATTAAACAAACAATATGCTTATTTAGCCTTTTTAGAAAGATATTACTTTTACAATATGTGTGCCTTCACGGGGACAACGTTGTGAGATAGTGTGAAACGTTCTTTAGGAAACTCCTCCACGTTGGTGATTGGTTAATGGAGGGGGGGGCTAACTCTATGATGGGCAGGCACacgcgtattttttttattttattttactttattttatttatttttatttttatttttttcattttttattttatttttttttctcaacatGTACGTACACCGTTTTTACCTGTTGCTCACCCCAAACACGCGCACATGTCCCAAAGAAAGAATGTGTATCCACTTCACCAGACacatttccttccttccacATGGCTTCTCCCCACTTTGACTCCCCCACCCTTGGAAGCACTACTCCCAGGAACAATTTCTACACTTGTATTTCTGAACAAACACATCGCTAAGGCTACTACTATTTGAGGAACACGTGGAGGAATAATTATTCTCAATGAGGAGTCGTTCCAGCACGATGAGGACATACGCATCGGTGGCTGCGTAATGTATTTGACTCTCCATTAGTGGTCTCCTGCTCCAGTTGGATaactgcaattttttatttaaatttttgccCAGAAATTTCTGGCATAAATGACTCAGACTTTTAAAATGAACCCTATCAGTGGTGCGACCCGAACACACACTGATCGTTCCCTCGAAATGGTTACAGTCCCCATGTTTCACCCTACCGTTGAAGTCGCGAAAGCTACTCGTTGtcacctttttaaataactcAATATCATTCGTCTCAATTATATTTCGATTGAACAGTTCAGCAGAAATCACCCTGTCTGGACTGTCTGGACTGTCTGGAGTGACCCCATTCTGCTGGTGCAAAAATACGGGGTCCTTCAGATCTGTCACATTTACGTAGGTACACAAAATTGACACCCCTTGAAAGAATGAATTTAATATACGCATGTCACAGGCGAAGTTATAAAAGAGCTTACAGACAAACGGATTTTCAAGGAgccacttaaaaaatgattgaattaaaattttgtaattataatCCACAGTTAGTAGGTCGATTAGGTAAATATGGTCTACTGTTGCCACTGAAATTATGCTAGCTTTTTCGTTTCTGTTCCATTCTACATCGATGCCGAtgtaatactttttttttttccccctcaaaTGGTTATTAATATCTTCTGCAGTTATTATGTCTCCACAGGACTCGGACGTGTACATACTGTTATCGTTGTATATGCTATCCTTCCAGTATTTTTCCTGACTGTACTTTATCGTTCCTATCATCCTATTCAGACTTTCTACATTAGTTATCATTGAtatgtttttcatttcttcggGCAGCTCATAGTAGTCCCTGTGTGCATGGAGTGACTTCTTCTCCCATGTAACGTAATTTCGGTCTTGACCTCCTTCAATAAGGGTTCCCTCGCTGGGGGGGCTCCCTTTAACTTCGCCTTTCTCTCTTTCCTTTCTTCGCAGTAGGTACTCCCGCGCCGCGAGGTATCCCCAGTAGTCGGAAAAGAACCCTGCATAGGTTGGGCGGTGAAGGTGCGAGGTGGATGTTACAAGGCGGAGGTACGGGGCGGAGGTACGGGGCGGAGGAACGCGGCGGAGGAACGCGGTGGAAGGTACCCGGTGGGTGTTACGCGGCGGAGATACTCGGCGTAGGTACTCGGCGGAAGCTAAGCTGTGCGAATTACTCGGCAGATCGCCCCGCCAAAATGCGTTGCTCTGCTCCTCCCCACAGCGCAGCGGAACGAGGGGGAGCCCCACCTGATGCTTCGTCCACGGATGTCAGCCACCGATAAACGTCCATCTTCAAATCGTCGCATTTGAGACcatccaaaaataaaaagaggcaaTTCTTGGACTGCGCCTGTAGTATGTACTTTAGCAAAATCCGGCAGTTATAAGCGCTCTCTTCCTTAAAGGGGGAACTAAAACCGATATGCCCATCATCATCagacagaaaaaaggaagctaaCGAAATGGCCTGGCAAAGGTGCACTCGGTCGTTTAAAAAGCTACTAAATAGATAGTCCACATGTCGGGCAGTCATGGCTTCCCTCAACAGGTGGCGATCAAAAGATAGGCAATCTAGTATGtataagaattttttatacttgaTAATTTCGCACATCAAATTGGGGTCTAATTTGTCCTTAAGTCttgcattatttttaaaaaaaaaacataaactgTTTAGCACAAGTTCCtggatgatattttttttatttttcctcaaagAAGGGCTAACATATTTTACAACTTCGTcgttaaaaatgcaaaaaatacaCTCACCATGTCTTCCTTTAtctgtaaatattttatggtAACACCTGATCAAGTTGgcatacacattttttatcttgtCCTTATACTCCTCTGCTGATTCTGCATTTTTAAGattcacaaattttaaaatgaaaaaaattaagttcGCTGCAATGGCTTCGATTTCTTTACTTTTGCATAGGGTGGGAAGCACATCGTATATTTCTCCTTTCACGTAGACTTTGTTGTTTGTTGAGTAACAATGGCTGCATCGCTGCTTGCTCGAAAGGAGGCTAAAATTGGTTCTCATAAAGGGGTTCCCcactgcattttttaagtactttttttctccatttcttaACCCGTCGAAGCAGTCATCATACACATGCAGTATGACACATTCGTCGCAGCGAAATGGTGAACTCATCTTGCGGTTCACTTCgggggtgcttctcccccttgaaAGAAGATACTGAGGTAGAATTCCTCCATCATATCTGATCACACAAAACGGATGTTGCCGCTTCGCCTTCAGTTTgatgccccatttttgcatatttccCTATCAGTACTGTTCATAACGAGGCGCTTTGCTTTTTGTCACCTAACAGGATTTTACAAAAACGGTAGAGCCAAGCGAGGGTGACACAAAGAGGAACTCTTTTGTGATTCCACTTGGGGTAATAACTACGGGGAATAATTTATTCACATAATGGTGCCCACTGGTaggtcacttttttttttaaattttcaaaaatggggtgaaaaaaaaaaagggcacacgTATTTTTAGCCTACGTAGGGCTAATCCAAAGTGATAAACACCGCAGAGGACAGTAAGAACAACCAAACGAGATGAACCAAAAGGGCAACTCCTCACAAGTAGAAATTATTCCTCAGAGTAACCCTCACAGATGTTGTTTCTCCCTCGAACGTGTGTAACACTAGCGATTGTTTCGTTCCGCTTCAcccgctgtttttttttttttttttcgggatatttatttttttccatcttgaCTGTTTTTCCCACTTGTGCAAAAAGTGCATTCcattatatcattttttaggCATCACAAtggcgcctttttttttttttttccaccgtTTGTATCCCTATGTCGAACAGCTCACTCTCCATTCCAGCACATATGACCCACGAAGCTACCAACATTAATGAAGGTTAAACCGTTTGTATTTAATATGGCTCCtaattgttttaaaaattatgaacaaacAAACATAAGACtcaaaattttacataatgaaacaaaattgaagctACCCCCAGGTGGAGGAAAAGAACGGCGGGAAAGCTGATCACCACACCATGGTGGCCTTCCTTCGTTCGCTTCGTCATCTCGGGGGCGTGCAAACTGTTAATTAGGAAAAAGAAACTAAAGAGAAACTGAAGAGAAACTGAAGAGAAGCTGAAGAGAAGCTGAAGAGAAGCTGAAGAGAAGCTGAAGAGAAGCTGAAAAGAAACTGAAGAGAAACTGATAAGAAACTGGTAAGAAACTGAAGTGCATGTGcgcggggggagggggacgCACACGCACAGCTGCAAAGGGTAATTACAAATACACACAAATACAAACGCGTAGAGAGACACACacgtatacatacatataaatacaaagCGGAGGAATTATATCACGGAAGCGCCTGGGGAAGGCAAAAGTggacaaaaataaactaaattataaacacttaaaaaaatatattctttttaaatgcaaCGGGAGGGGGGGATGCAATTTCGTGGGGGGCGAATTTTCCTCGGCAAGGAATTTTCTCAAGTGGGCCAACGTAGTAAAGCGGTGTCACCTGCACGCCCGTAAACATATGCCCACATGGAAAGAATCCATGTAAATCTATGCAGGCGCAAATCTATGCACTGGCAAACCTATGCAATGGCAAACCTATGCAGATGCCCCCCCACGCGCAACGGCGGTGATGTAACACAGCCTCGCTGCACGCTTCCCACTGCAAAGACGGGAAGCGGGGGTCGGAAAATTATTCACCCGCGTGCTCAAATTTCGCAACTCCGTGGCGACGCACCCTGGTCTACACCCAAAGCGTAAGAACTCATTCGTTTTAAGTTTCCCCTCGTTTGGGGAATTCCAATTTGTGTCCTTTTTCTCTGCAATTTCATCCTCTTTTGTTGAACTGCGGTACATCTCCACGCACCTTCTTCTGCGCAATGAGGAGGACTCGATGAAGTGGGATCGATGAAGTGGGCTTCCCGGATGCAAGCTCCTCCTccctcttccccctcctcttctgTCACCACGCCACTTCTTCTCAGCGCCACTTCTTCTCTGCGCCACTTCTTCTCAGCGCCACTTCTTCTCAGCGCCACTTCTTCTCAGCGCCACTTCTTCTCTGCGCCACTTCTCAGGACTGCACCGGGTAACATGTGTCGACTGAGAGCTGCTTCTCTGAAACAAAGTGAACCTCATGGTTGTAAAGAATGTCCTCCTTTATATTCGTCGTAATCAGCAGTAAATACGAAGTATGCTCATTCTCCAACTGTACCAAAGGAATCAATAcagaattaaatttaatataataatcataTGCACAGGTAGAAAGAGGAAGGATGTCATATCCTGGCCCACCATGAATATTACACTTCTGAACAATTTTGTATACATATCTATTATACGAAATGTGAGAattgaataaattatttttcataatattccCAGCTTCTAAATCGTTTGCATATGAGTCTGTACTACCGACAAGCTTGTAAATATTCACAAATGGAATTCCCTTAATGTTCATATGTTCAAAGAAGGTAATTTTAAGTGAGAGGAGAGTAACAGATGTGgaatggaacaaaattattgaataattttttaaagagtATAAATGTACTAGTtggtatttaaaaaaggaaagtggAGGAACAACATAAGAGTAGGgaataaaatgaaggagTGGCTTCTGCTTCGACTTAGGGTAATGAATACATATTTGATAATCTCCTGTAACGTTAGCTCTATATAAAGACGGAATGAGACAATAAATACCACTCTTTAAAGTACATTCAATATAACAACAACCAGCTTTGTATGCCCCACTAGATataatttctcctttttttaaactcctTGGGGATGATGTCATACCTTTGAATATTCTCAAATTAACTGAATGTTCTTGTGAGCACTCaaggaaaatacaaaatgtgCAATCTTCAGGGACATAAAAACGTATGTGAGGATTTCTGAAGTAGGACCACAAATTGTTCGAACATCCTCCTGCACATTTACTGGTCCACTGTCCTTTGAAATAAAGAGAGTCGTAATTTTCTGGTAGCATTGGTGGTAACTCATATATGGACAGATGTGTATGACTAAATACCtttaatgtaaaattaaattcttcTTTCTGTGAGTACTGCGAGACGATTAAGACAAAATCGACGATTCTTAAAATTTCCTGCTGACTCTCTCCCGATGAATTTACGTTCACATTTACGTTGTCATTATTATTGTGCGTATGTCCTCCCGTCATATTATCTGTCTTACCATCATGGGGTGGATCAGAAGGATCCTTTTTCGAGGAGCTCTTTTTCACAAGGTagttattaatatattcatcTTCACCTCCGATAACCAATTTTGTGAAGGTACATTCCCCATTGGAGTATATTCCTTGCTTAATCGGAAAGAGGGGACAAATAATTCTGTCCTTTCCTGAATGGATATGCAACGCTAGGTACTTCTGAGAAGCATCTGCTTTTCTCTCTCTCACGTGCTTCGACAAAAGTATCCATATTTCTATCGGCTTCTTCCCTATATAGTGTAAACCATCTTCGGATAAATCCTGTTTCTTCACATTCACATGTAGGGCAAACTGAGGGTTGTAAGCCACCAGGTGTGTATCGTCTTGCAAAATGGAGCTGTTCAAGTACGTGctgttttcccatttcgtgTGTATTTCAAACTGGTATGGGAAGATAACACTATTCCagcaaatatatatgtgtgaaaaatatttcactACAT
The window above is part of the Plasmodium cynomolgi strain B DNA, chromosome 11, whole genome shotgun sequence genome. Proteins encoded here:
- a CDS encoding 3'-5' exonuclease domain containing protein (putative) codes for the protein MQKWGIKLKAKRQHPFCVIRYDGGILPQYLLSRGRSTPEVNRKMSSPFRCDECVILHVYDDCFDGLRNGEKKYLKNAVGNPFMRTNFSLLSSKQRCSHCYSTNNKVYVKGEIYDVLPTLCKSKEIEAIAANLIFFILKFVNLKNAESAEEYKDKIKNVYANLIRCYHKIFTDKGRHGECIFCIFNDEVVKYVSPSLRKNKKNIIQELVLNSLCFFFKNNARLKDKLDPNLMCEIIKYKKFLYILDCLSFDRHLLREAMTARHVDYLFSSFLNDRVHLCQAISLASFFLSDDDGHIGFSSPFKEESAYNCRILLKYILQAQSKNCLFLFLDGLKCDDLKMDVYRWLTSVDEASGFFSDYWGYLAAREYLLRRKEREKGEVKGSPPSEGTLIEGGQDRNYVTWEKKSLHAHRDYYELPEEMKNISMITNVESLNRMIGTIKYSQEKYWKDSIYNDNSMYTSESCGDIITAEDINNHLRGKKKKYYIGIDVEWNRNEKASIISVATVDHIYLIDLLTVDYNYKILIQSFFKWLLENPFVCKLFYNFACDMRILNSFFQGVSILCTYVNVTDLKDPVFLHQQNGVTPDSPDSPDRVISAELFNRNIIETNDIELFKKVTTSSFRDFNGRVKHGDCNHFEGTISVCSGRTTDRVHFKSLSHLCQKFLGKNLNKKLQLSNWSRRPLMESQIHYAATDAYVLIVLERLLIENNYSSTCSSNSSSLSDVFVQKYKCRNCSWE